Part of the Vigna angularis cultivar LongXiaoDou No.4 chromosome 1, ASM1680809v1, whole genome shotgun sequence genome, ACATTTAAATGGAATTAGAGTATAGGGTATTCCTTTTGAGCCAAAAACACATTTGAATGTTATGGATTATAAAATAGGTATACAATGATTGTTGTTCTTTTCTAGTTGTTGAAAATGGTGGGAAAAAAGTTGTTTGATTCTAgatatttgatttataaatatgCATACTTTTgctcaaacaaaacaatttcactATAAGTGAAACTAATAACAagactaaatttttattttaccatgactttaaaagagaaatattcTTACTTAAGTGGAAATCTAGACAAAATAATTACCTTTTTCCATGAAGGATTTGTTTTTTGGGTGAGAATCTTATCACTCGAGGAATGGTGATCCATATGATTGTTCGAGTCATTCTCTCTGAAGATTCCAAAGACCTCGATAACTTCTTTCAAGTTGGAGTATAAGACATGGTAGACGATTCTTCCATGTTAGTGTCTTTTCATCATAACTTATAACAAAGGAATCATGAATCATATTATGAGCAATGAGCTCCTCAACCCCATGTTTtcttctcatttattttttatttttttaataaaaaattcatgtGATGAGTGTTGTTGGATTTTGAGGTGTCAACATAGTTAAGATACAAAAGTTCTTTCATACCTAACATGAATTTATTAGGGAATCATAAGATATCATAAACAAAACGATAAACCACAACAAATAGaaacacaaaattaatataaacatttaatGTATTATTATGATCAGAAAcctaattaatgtaatatagttttgtaattttatgcATCTCAATCTACTTAACTTGTTCTGACACATCAAAACTAATTATTGCttctagtttattttattagtttcaaatttgtttaattttacttttaattttactagtaatatttagttaacACTTTCTTTATTCACTTCTATCATTTTCTTAAAAGGTGTTAGTTTTTaacttcctttttttctttatcatttctttaaaatcttttatctaTGTACTCATTCAATTGAAGAtcaaaacttattataaaactCCTTCAAAGAGACCTATACTTCTTcctttttcaacaaaataagttATTCTAGAGTCATTTGGTATTTGTTCTGGGTGCATGTTTAGGGATTAGGTTTGCATGTATGGTCTATGAGCTCTTGATGAATCTTTGTTCAAATAGGATAATTTAGGTATGATCAAATCTTTAACCTGAGTTTTCTTTGTGTATATATTGTCTATCTTTGTGATTATAGGTGCTTGGAGTTAAAAGAACCGTGTTGTGCTCTTAAacaggtaagggaagttagtttttaaaaactttcaTGTGTTTggatatataattatgattgtTGGTGAATTTGATTAGTTGAAACTTAATTATGAATTGGTTTGTTATAGTGGAAGTGATATGGTGAGATTGATTTAATGTGTTTTGCTCTTGTTAAACCTTGGTTTTTGGTTTATTGATGAAGACTTCTCTACGAGacatttaattgattaaattgataCTTTTTTAGCTaagatataattatattataattttataaagctTATTAAGTGAAAAATAGCTTAGAAATAGTCAATTTACTCCATTAAAAACTCATAGAAGAATTTCAAGTTTTTGAAATACCACTGGGCGCCCCTACAATATTGTTAGGCACCACTTGACATTGGCCTCTAACTTAGCTTGCATTAAGTGGAACTCCCATACATTCGATGTTGGGTGCCACCCAAAGGTTGTCGGGTGTTAGTCTCGAATTAAATTCTTGGGAGTTGCAGAAGTGCTCTCGTTGAACGCTTTCTTGGTGGGCTAGGTGCAAAGGGCTAACATAGGGCACCACATGACTTGTGTTGGGGACTATTTTGcaagggagaaaatatcccaATTTTGTGTTAAGTGTATTGAGTAAGGGTTCAGAAGACGATTATTTAGACTCTAGTAGGTATTTCAACTCACAAAGAGTAAGATATTTAGTTAATAAGAGTTGATTGAGGTTTCTATGGCGGGAATTGATTATGAATGGACCCTTTTTAGTTGACATATGTGAGTTAACCTTGTCATATAAGAAAGCTTGGTGGAACCACTAAAATGTTATCGGGATCCTTATGACATGTGCAAAATTTTTGGATCTGATTTTATACACAAAATCTTCTAAAAGTAATTGTCATGATTTATTGATATGATGTATTTAGTTGTATGAATTAGTTCTACATGAGTTGCTTGATTTTAAATCTTTGAAtttaattctacattttttttaatatacttgtTTACCCTTGTTTTATgattgtttcttttctttttctaagaTCATAGGTTACTCAAGAACAAAGAATACTGCAAGCGATGAACCTAAGAGTAATTTAGATCAAGAATAGACTAAACATGAATGATTAATgttatattacttattttatattacatgttatttgtcattttttattttaaactttttattttgaaatactttatattttgaaatacattatattttgaaatactttttatattagtaGTATTTGAGGAATAATATAATACATGTGTGTGACCAAACTTGTGTAGTTTATGCTTGATAACAAATGATGAAATACCTAAATTAGTAGAAAGTTTTACTAATAGGAGAGGTTAcactttttatgtttattttctttttattcttcaaagtgactttatatgtttataattaaataataaactcTTTAAAAATTGactttgtgttttatttttttagagtaTCTTTTCTTGTTTACTTCATATTCGAATATAGTTAGAAATTCAATCACACGTTAGATAAAagaattttggaaaaaaaataaactatttgtATAAAGATATATCACTTAattttgtgatatatatatatatatatatatatatatataaagtattgaaagtaaaataaatataattaaaataatttatttattaatataaaattataagactctaaagttaattaaaattgaaataccctgaaatatattttatcaatgaaataatccaaaatttatataagaacACCATATAgacatatttaatttgattattttatatttgtaatttcactcaatatttatgatataataagTAAACTTTTTAAGTGCTTTGCTTTCAACTAACAATCACAAACTTTCAACTACCAGTTAATTTCTCATGTTATAACTAGTTTTAAAGATTTAAGCTATTTTTTTCACTGCTTATGAGTgcaaaacaaaatacaatttaaGTAGATTTCTCAATCCCATGGTTACACAACTTGCTCTTACAAACGTCAAATCGATTAATTATTGATCAATTAAATAGCCCCAACTAATTTCATCGTTTCACAACGTGTTTGGTGCAGCCATTTTTCATCCAACTCGGtcaagaaaataatttaggGTTATTTGGATTTCTGTTTCTCCTTCCTTTATGATCATAAATTagtttttcgttttttttttatggcaGAAGGTTTCAATAAAGATAGGTCTTTAATTCGACCTGTATATAACATTTATGTCAATTGCTACAGTGTTTGTTGTTAAAAACACAtacattaaattgttttaaacgTATATTTAATGcatttgaatgaaataatatctttttcttttatatgtatatgaaaaataaaaatcaaacaaaaacctGAACCGCAAACCCATTTAGATTAATGAAATTTCCATTTTGAACAAGATCAATCAGTTAGtattataagataattatatttcacgaatttccaatttttttccTGGTAAACAACTTAATTCAATCTggaaaaaaatcaatttctctACCACTTTTTATTTCGGCCTAagtgtttaaaataaaactgcttaattaaaatgtaaacatcATTTTGGCAATAGATGTAAGTCAATGTTGCTGAATGTTCTCACCAAATGTTTTCCATAAACTAGCACAGTTCATTATGAGACGGGGTTCATGAGATTCAAACTTCAGATTTTAAGTCCAATTACAGATGAGAGTAAAGAGTGAAATGTATTAAATTGAAGTTTTAAACATGGATACTGTTCACCATTGATAAGTAGCAGATTTATCCAAAGTAAATATGTTTTCCAGAACCAGAAATCAGAACCAAATGGAGTGGAATTGCAATATCTATGAACCATGTTCAACAGAGAACATGGGAGAACACTAACCCTTGACGATGTGAGATTTTCAAATGGTATCTTCAAGCAGAGATACATCCAAAACTTAAAATAGCAGAACAACATTCTAATAGCTCAGATAGAGGATCCAAATTCCTCTCCTAATTATCATTTCTTGAAAATTTGGTCCCCAGAAGAAAACTCTAACACGGTTCCTTTGCAGACATAAAACTTAGATGTGCTTCAGCACACATATGTACATCCCTGACACAGGAGTAGCAAATGCTAAACAACACGATGGAATATCAAATTGCATGAGAGAAGACAGAGGGGATGAAACAAAAACCGCTCCCTATCTTAAAACAATGCAAATTACAATGGCAAAAGCATGACAGGACAAGGAATGAACTCAGCAAGCAAATTTGCATCAATGTGCTTTGTATGAATTGCTTCCATGCTAATAACTACCAAATCCAAGTTAAGGTCATCAGCAACATCACCAATGATAGCCGTTGGCTTGCTCCCTTCACCAAGCCTCTCTAGCAAATTATAGTCCTTCAACCCACCTGCATTTTTATCATCAAACACAACAAGTAAATTGAACAACAATTGGCAAATCCTTAACTGTAGTTCAACTTTATGGCATGAATATGTTATCAAAATTGATGAGAATAAGACTCTAACACCCTTATATTATAAGGATTTCAATCTACATGAAACTCTTCTACTGGCTATCCTGTATATTCAACATAATCTTGGATGATCGATCAAATGTTCCAAAATGGTGGAGTCAAAATCCATATTTCAAGAAAGACCATTTTCAGCAATTCTTATATAATAGTCATTCATTGCACAAAAACACGAATCACCAATACATGACAAGCTTGCTATACAACAAACattcaaagaaaataatcatACTGTTAAGGGGAAAGTTTTCTGAAAGGCCATTCAGAGCAATTCATATAAAATAGTCATAACAAACTTTCCATACAAAACACTCGAACAAAATGATCACGCTATAAAGTAATGTTCACAGAGTAAGAAAACGTAGTATTGTGCTTTGAAGGGTTTCAACAGccaaaatgtaataaattaaacagAGAAAATAGCTACTACAGACCTTCAGATAGATGCCAACGGATGCTGGATAGTTGAGCCTCATGCTCAGGCAGTGACTCTTTCTGCTGTTCATCAATAACTGTAAAGCATAAAAAGCACATAAACCCAATTGcgttttatgtttaatttcagCTAAATTCTAAAGAAACAGTATCTGAAAGTGCCTAAAGAATAAACTACTGTCCCAAATAAGTTATCATTCAAATACACCCCTACCAATCATGCATAAAAGTAATGGAAGTCATTTTCCCCTTCATAAATTTAACACAACAACCCTTATGCTTGGGAGTGGAAATTTGGAGGAAAAGGGAAGCAAGGGTAAAGTTTTCCCTCCTAACAaatattcttcaattttttgGTACTTATCCTTCAGAAGAAGTAACCCAATTCAACTTGGATAAGACCTAAGACAAAATTGTATAAATCTTCTAATTCAAAAGCGAAAAGTTAtcctcatttttctttctcttgaaAACCACCCGTAGGTATGCACACAAGCACATGCCAAGTTACAATAGCATACCTACAACTGTAATGTCAGCTCCATACTTTTTAGCTAAAGCAGAGGTGGTTGCAATAGCCTAATAAAAACACAACAACCCCAAGTCAGCGTTTGATGAACAAATGCACATATTAAGCCaaggccaaaaaaaaaaactaagtgcATCACAGCGACCCACTTGTCTTGTACCCTCAGAGAGGTAGGGATTCCTATCCGTAATGGGCAAAAGCAGATGCTTGAATTCCGTGAAGGCATCACTGGCCACACTGACTTCGGGTTCCTGCGGCTTAGCGTTGGCTGAACCGGAAGCAAATGCCGAAATTagcgatttttgaaaaataaaaaaacaacattgagaaaaaaaagatgaaaaattctACCTTTGTGAGCGATTCTGCGGAGCCTGGCGAATGGTGAGAGGTTGTGAGTTTTGGGGCGGAGAGTTGAAGAGAGGTTTAAACAGTGTGAGGAAATCGACAACGGTTGGTTGGATATGGGAAGTTTTGGATATTCGCAGGGTTCAACGGGAACTGCGAGCAGGCAGTGAGCGAACGCCATcgaatggaagaagaagaatgagaagAAGGTGGCGGTTGTGGTGGTGCTAAGTTCACGGTTCAGTGCAGATTGGGGTTAGTTCCAGAAGAAAGAGACCCCAACAACATCgtaaaagtaaattattaattaaaattaatgaaattaaataaaaagagatagCTCCATCGGCTGAGATTGATAGCGTGGATGTGAGGTACATGCAGGAAAGTGTAGCGGCGCCCTATTCTCTAGCCACCTGTTACCATGGTCACCACCAGCCCACTGTTTTTcgaatgaaattttttttattgaaatttatattagaaatatatacaaaattatagTGAAATCATCTCCGTGTTACACCTGTTTTATACAAAACATTCCCATCTATCAttcttattaataaatatttaaaaaaattgcttaAATTTTAAAGGaccataaataattttaaaataatatatttattattattattattagattaaagtttaataataaatttcaaaatttttaattgaatcttaaaataaatttttatggttgactatttaataatatatttttcaagtgAATTcatgtattaattttttcaaactttgtgATATAAAATTGGATTAGATGActattttttctatgtttttttttatttttagtgaaaattaaaattaattgttttgtttttaattttgactcAATTTAGTTCTTCAATTTCAGAAATGTGTggatttagtattttttaatcaattttttttaagtttacttAATGTTTCTAATACATTTtatgatagcatttgagttgtttacattatttgacacatttttttattcaatgttaCTTGGAAAACGTATTTGAAACCTCaaataaactttacaaaatttgattacaacaaataaattGATGCAGTTCTAAAGATGAAGGACTATATTTGTCTAAAATTTGGAGAAGagattaattcaaattttaactaaaagttaagaaactaaaaacatatttaatcctatcTTAATTTAGTAGGTTTACACTACTAACTAAAACTATTGCAAGTTAGGTATTGAAGTAATAAACAATCATATAAACATAGATAATGTATCTACATACTTTCACAAATCTCAATGatacatttttcaaaatataaagttCTTACACAAGTGGAGGATctatataatacaaaattatatacttatgcattaattatattttattcgtCCATCAACCATCTTACTATTTCAAAACCATCATATTTGTACTATCATATGCACACATATAACATACGATAATCACTAATGGATAAACCACAACTAAACACGAAAAATAGGATAAGCTAATGATAGTTTATACCATCACATATTATAATACCACAACGATTAAACAAAAACCACAGGTCCACACATTTCAAATTGCACATGTCATGTAATCAATGAATAACCCAAATTTACCAAGTCTCAATTCCTCGTGACATGGTTAGTTCACTTGCCAAAAAAAATATCTCTTGTCCTAAATCCCATTATAGAAACCTTATTCAACTCTCATAACCTAAACATCATTCTATATACAAGTTTGCAAATTTAAgagttaaaataatttcacaatAAGAAACCTTATTCAATGCACAACATTATAttaaccaatatatatatatatatatatatatatatatatatatatatatatatatatatatatatatatatatatcattccTCTTTATGAACACAATATTCATACAATACACAAATCTCATCCTATTACAACCTGACTATtccattttttccttttattgaaCATCCATTACATAAACGTCCCTCCAATACCATAATCATTTTATAGTATGATAAATCCTCATAGGATTTTTCACATTTCAAACAACACATCATATAAGGCAATTAACAAACTTACTCGCTTAGTGAGTTACCTTTGGGATGTATTCGTTAAGTGATTAAGCAACTCACTAAATGAGCCAAACACTAGAtccaaaaatacataaatttgtCTAATGAAGATGAAAtcattgatatgtttaatatacatttaattatatattaatgtaaaCATTTATCATGTGTTAAAATGTTACATTTTGAGGAAAAACAACCCTTTTAGCTTACATTGCATAACATGGTAATTAAAGTTcaaagatttattttaaaatatcataaaaacacTTCAAACTTACTTCAATCATCCCTATTTATATTTGTGACACCTGTCCAtttctttgattattttgttatttcatATTCAAACTACTATAAAATTGACCAAAATACTCCTATCCCATGTCATGACACGTGTCCATTTTGTGGATTTTTTGTCATTGCATATTAACTTTCaccatgcaaaaaaaaaataccttcaCCAATTTACCAAATCACCATTTAAACATTGAACTCTACGCAATGGTTGGTTTTTGTATATTTCTGCACTTTCAGTACATCATCACCCATCTATGTGGGGCTAGAACAataaaggtttaaaccctcccttggtccttatttttgtatgaaaatctcagttcggtcctcattttttcatctgtctcaattgggtcatattttttgtaaaaatgaacacattttatCCTAACCGTTAACTGATCTCAGACGACGTTAAATTAAGGTCACGTGGTGCAGAGATAATGTGCTGACGTGTGTTTGTGTAGATAGTGTTTTGATTGTCCATTTGTGCAGAGAGTGTTTTGATTGTAAtaattagatatataattttattactttgaaaagttaaaaatataatatatatgttgaatttatttaaatttaaaaataaaataattttaaaaaaaatattaaaataagttatctTTTATAagtctaaaaattatttatatttggatAGAATtgtaaaaatacatattttttttaattttctttgtgtttaaatgtttttatgaatttattttgacaaaaaatttaaaaatatatatatatataagacttatttttagttatgaaatctaaaatataataaacatattttagtttaaaaataaattttttctctcatatagtcatctaaaaaaatattaaataagttattatttttatataataatttgatataatataaacaattttgtatattaatattcaattaaaatacacataattttataaaaattttaaaattaaaaaattaaatttaaaataatttagttcaaaataatgACTAGTGAATATGATTAAATtggattattaattaaattattatattatcttaatatatttttttaatattattaaaataaaataatcaacatataaaaatatcataaattaacTGTAATGGATAGGATTTTAagactttataaatatttaattatataaattttttaataaaattacttttatttctattaaGTTTTTTATCCCTGATTTAGGATTAAGttctataaaatgaaataatttaacaatattatattaaaaatactaaaataaatctttaataTATAAGATGTGATGTTTTGtcttatgataaaataatattattatagtcAATTAcggtattttatatattttttatttatataaatttatttttaaagaaaaactcagaaaattaaaaagaaaacatatatttaaaaagtttgcttAATCAATTGATGTAcaatagttaattatttatctatattatttttgtatgaatttcattaaaaaaatatatattatttttaaatttaaataaattcaacacatatattatatttttaacttttctaagtaataaaattatatatctaatattACAATCAAAATACTTTCTGCACAAATGCACAATCAAAACATTCTTTGCACAAACACACATCAACACATTCTCTCTGCACCACGTGGCCTTAATTTAACGTCGTCTGAGACCAGTTAACGGTTAAGataaaatgtgttcatttttacaaaaaatatgacccaattgagacagatgaaaaaataaggaccgaactgagattttcatacaaaaatgagGACCAAGAGAGGGTTTAAACCAACAATAAATGATTGGGtgtaatttgattattattatatggtttaatagccaattttGTTCCTAGTTTCGgtgacaaatctcaatttagtccctcgttttaaaagtgtttgaaatggatcctcacttttaaaattttgagtcaaattagttAATTCTGTTAAATAGACACAAACGGTGTTAAGGGTTTGATGATTTGGCAGAAGGCAtgttattttatagatatatttatgcTCACGTGTTAGTGGATGGATGCAGAGATGAAATTTAGAGGTGCACTTGATATTTTCTAGGCGAGGCCCAAGCCctctagggttttttttttctttttcagaaacGAAGGTCTCTTCTCCACCTTCATTAGCGGCAGCTCTGCCCTCTGCATGACCAATGTCGTCGTGCCTTCCTCTGGATGACCAAAATTGTCGTCGACGGCACCGATCGTTGCTAGAGACACCGCCAGCCACTACATCATTCCTCCCTCCGTACGCACTTGATGACGTCGTTGCCGCTACGATTAGGTTCCGATTCTGAGTAAACGTCGTCGGCGACAACGCCACCGTCCTGCGGAGCAAAATCGCTTGTTTCTCCTCTTCAAATTGCAAACACAAATCACAACTCGTTCTGGGCCCTAATTCCTCCGCTTCACTTCAGCCTCCGATAGCATCACCGTCGAAGTGAAAGGCGTAAAGGTAAGGGATTTCGCCCCCTTTGTCCCCTATTTTCTGCACCATCCACCACAGCTTGAACCGGAAGCACGCCATGAACCTTACATCCCTCAAGGTTCCCAATGAAACCACTGCTATCTTCCTTCTCCATATCCACTCCCAGAAACATTCCTTTTACCGTGGATGTCTCCACCATGTTCTCTTGTATTCCTGTCAGAATCGTTCCCTCCTTCACCACCAGCTTCCCCTCCGAAATGCAAACAACTCTTCAGCTCCCTCTACGTTCCTCTACAATTAAATCAAACCAATTTTTCATCTATCCAATGGAACtgaaatgaaattttgaatttaggggttttattaatcaatacCTTGAATGACACCACTGGAAACACTCGATTAAAAAAATGTCTGCGAATTCGAAAACATGAAGATGGAAACCATTGCCGTTAGcaacattaaaaaacaattgGATAAATAAAACggaacaaaaaagaaaatattaagacGATGATGAGGGGTCTGTACTCTTTCACAGCCAACTTCTAATTTACTAACACATCAgcacaaatatatttataaaataacatgttaGCATTGTTCTCTGCCAAATCATCAAACCATTAACGCTGTTTGTTTATATTGAACAGAAGAGACTAATTTGACTCCAAATTTTAGAAATGAGGAtctatttcaaacacttttaaaacgagagactaaattgagatttgttaACGAAAATGGGAACAAATTTGACCATTAAaccttattatatttattattattagtattattttttttattaaaattattatactatttgtgttattaataatattaatattactagtacttcaaatttattaatattagaattagtattattatttgaattaatatgaTCATTAATATTAGTAATAGTGGTTGAAGTATgattaatattatcattattacaattaaatatgtttttttttaatttttactgaaaattataattacttttttttaactttatactAATTTAATCTCTTATTAATAGAATTGCATGaatattagattttttattttttcttaaatttagtTAAAGTTTGAAATACATTTCTCAATTAACATGAAAAAAGAATACATTAAACGGCAACTCACAGGAaatgtcctcactcgcacactttttGGAAAAAGTTCCGAAAAGGTTACCCATCCctaaattactccaggctaagcacgcttaaccatggagttcttatgagttaggctacTGAAAAGCAAATGTATTTGGTGATATAAGTAgtcaaatcaatccctttaagctatccttcaatcgtatagtcccatacctatacagtctctacaTCTCTCTctttccggtgtatgttcgattcatccatgtgtcccttccactcgaagcctgccaggaaccgctccttgtctgtgccccctgcacttcatgcctcttgcaccgacgtcactccccgccctcgtcagtgcccgggtgtcacatgcccaccagcttccggttggttcgtcctcgaaccacaccgtactgggagaggctaggctctgataccatttgtaaCGCCCCGACAACTCACAGGGAAtgtcgactgcccccacagatcaccacgaGGTTTTccaatgtgctttgtcctcactcgcacactttctgggaaaacttcccagaaggtcacccatccccaAATTACttcaggctaagcacgcttaaccatgaagttcttatgagttaggctaccgaaaaacgaatgcattttggtgatatgagtatcTAAGTCTACAAGATACGGTGGAGTTGTTGGGAACAGATCAAGCTAAAGATTTCAGTTTGGGATTAGATGGTGTTATTCGTTTTAAGAATAGAGTCTGCGTTCCAGCAAAGGATGAgttgaagaagatgattctagaagaaggacacaagagtcgtcttagcatacatcctagtatgactaagatgtacaaAGACTTGAAAGAATCTTTCTGGTGGAGTGGGATGAAAAAGGATGTGGCAAAGTTTGTATCTTCTTGTTTGGTATGTCAGAAGGCTAAGATAGAACATCAAAGGCCGGGTGGAATGTTACAACAGTTGGATATTCCCCAATGGAAATGGGACAGcatctcgatggactttgtaactCACTTACCAAGATCATGGAAGGGTCATGATTCCATTTGGGTGATAGTTGATCGATTAACGAAAAGTGCTCACTTTTTGCCAATCAACCTGAGAATGTCAATGCAGAAATTGGCGGAGTTGTATATT contains:
- the LOC108332010 gene encoding uncharacterized protein LOC108332010; the encoded protein is MAFAHCLLAVPVEPCEYPKLPISNQPLSISSHCLNLSSTLRPKTHNLSPFARLRRIAHKANAKPQEPEVSVASDAFTEFKHLLLPITDRNPYLSEGTRQAIATTSALAKKYGADITVVVIDEQQKESLPEHEAQLSSIRWHLSEGGLKDYNLLERLGEGSKPTAIIGDVADDLNLDLVVISMEAIHTKHIDANLLAEFIPCPVMLLPL